In a single window of the Acidimicrobiia bacterium genome:
- a CDS encoding zinc metalloprotease HtpX — translation MLRNTLKTTVLLAALGALFLGIGAALGGTGGLAIGLLLGLAFAGGSYWFSDTLAIKAARAKPVTREEAPRLYAIVEDLAQRAGIPMPRLYVSPERQPNAFATGRNEHHAAVCCTQGILQVLDDDELRGVLAHELSHVRNHDILISSVAASVALAIMFLARLAMFGAIFGGGGGGRDGEGNIFGLLAMLILAPIAAIVVQMALSRSREYQADASGAHLLHDGEPLARALEKIEAYAKQVPMNVSPAEATAYIINPLTGRRVSFAGLFSTHPPTAERVARLRQETW, via the coding sequence ATGCTGCGGAACACCCTGAAGACCACCGTCCTCCTGGCCGCCCTCGGCGCGTTGTTCCTGGGGATCGGCGCCGCGCTCGGCGGCACCGGTGGGCTCGCCATCGGCCTCCTGCTCGGCCTCGCCTTCGCCGGCGGCTCCTACTGGTTCAGCGACACGCTGGCCATCAAGGCGGCGCGGGCGAAGCCGGTCACGCGGGAGGAGGCCCCCCGGCTCTACGCCATCGTCGAGGACCTGGCCCAGCGCGCCGGCATCCCCATGCCGCGCCTCTACGTCTCACCCGAGCGGCAGCCCAACGCCTTCGCGACCGGCCGCAACGAGCACCACGCGGCCGTGTGCTGCACCCAGGGGATCCTCCAGGTGCTCGACGACGACGAGCTGCGCGGCGTGCTCGCCCACGAGCTGTCCCACGTGCGCAACCACGACATCCTGATCAGCTCCGTCGCGGCCTCGGTCGCCCTGGCCATCATGTTCCTCGCCCGCCTCGCCATGTTCGGCGCCATCTTCGGCGGCGGGGGCGGCGGGCGTGACGGGGAGGGCAATATCTTCGGCCTGCTGGCCATGTTGATCCTGGCCCCGATCGCCGCCATCGTCGTGCAGATGGCCCTCTCCCGGTCCCGCGAGTACCAGGCCGACGCCAGCGGCGCCCACCTGCTCCACGACGGCGAGCCCCTGGCCCGGGCCCTCGAGAAGATCGAGGCGTACGCCAAGCAGGTCCCGATGAACGTGAGCCCGGCCGAGGCGACGGCGTACATCATCAACCCGCTCACCGGACGCCGGGTCAGCTTCGCCGGCCTCTTCTCGACCCACCCGCCGACGGCGGAGCGCGTCGCGCGCCTGCGTCAGGAGACCTGGTAG
- a CDS encoding YajQ family cyclic di-GMP-binding protein: MPTFDVVSQVDMQEVRNAVDQTSREISTRFDFKGTDSSVALQAASIELHTESDQRLRALTQVLEEKLVRRKVSLKALAYGKVEEASKGRVRQVVALNVGINQDKAREIGKFLKGLNLKGVSHQVQGDQLRISGKKRDDLQAAIQAMREHDFGIPLQFTNQRD; the protein is encoded by the coding sequence ATGCCGACGTTCGACGTCGTCTCGCAGGTCGACATGCAAGAGGTGCGCAACGCCGTCGACCAGACCTCGCGCGAGATCTCCACGCGCTTCGACTTCAAGGGGACCGATTCGTCGGTGGCGCTCCAGGCCGCGTCCATCGAGCTGCACACCGAGAGCGACCAGCGGCTGCGCGCCCTCACGCAGGTGCTCGAGGAAAAGCTCGTGCGGCGCAAGGTGTCGCTGAAGGCCCTCGCCTACGGCAAGGTGGAGGAGGCGTCGAAGGGACGGGTCCGCCAGGTGGTCGCGCTCAACGTCGGGATCAACCAGGACAAGGCCCGGGAGATCGGGAAGTTCCTCAAGGGCCTGAACCTGAAGGGCGTCTCACACCAGGTGCAGGGCGACCAGCTGCGGATCAGCGGCAAGAAGAGGGACGACCTGCAGGCGGCCATCCAGGCCATGCGGGAGCACGACTTCGGGATCCCGCTGCAGTTCACGAACCAGCGGGACTGA